In a genomic window of Callithrix jacchus isolate 240 chromosome 22, calJac240_pri, whole genome shotgun sequence:
- the LOC103787301 gene encoding uncharacterized protein LOC103787301, which yields MRKLDMEKGIGSEEKEAHSREENIRMKENQLFGILAGIVRELITVPSEEREITEEEISSIMEKSEIDGHRWEFFKKQEEIIEEGKEQAERDRKLEDRLATKERTLTDKEGLEEDRKFLEEVQEKIIFNKIQVQTLLKKFQKTNLLEKRHIQELLKRIEKHELEKTQMKWLLDNLRGVLFEDLYKSLTEKETEEGLITKGKEEEILPKKEKRKHLIKKKKISTSEEELEDNLAKKLKKKGLTQTRKMERSLKERLSKKKEGPREEEESLSEEEWRCWSEEEEEVSLSEEEESLSEEEEEESLSDEEEEESLSEEEEEEKMEEKEKEEEDERQKDVESLSKEKEKESRLMEGMFSEEERVLKTKLSKEKVRLSKLVIEGEDLAEKREGTAKGERHFKKEGLIDVRRLQTYGQGYVANSSEEPLQNTIPDNPGGKRENAPESVRGSLGFGRQTGQSASWSTAHDKFIGKTRE from the coding sequence atgagaaaactggatatgGAAAAAGGGATTGGTTCTGAAGAGAAAGAGGCTCACTCCagggaagaaaatataagaatgaaAGAGAATCAACTGTTTGGGATCCTGGCAGGAATAGTTAGAGAACTGATTACAGTTCcttcagaagaaagagaaataactgaGGAAGAGATATCATCCATTATGGAAAAAAGTGAAATTGATGGCCACAGGTGggaattttttaagaaacaggaggAAATAATTGAAGAAGGGAAGGAGCAGGCTGAAAGAGATAGGAAACTAGAAGATAGACTGGCCACCAAAGAGAGAACGCTAACTGATAAAGAGGGCTTGGAGGAGGACCGAAAGTTCTTAGAGGAGGTCCAGGAAAAGATAATATTCAATAAAATCCAGGTACAGACTCTGTTAAAGAAGTTTCAGAAGacaaatttgttagaaaaaaggCACATACAGGAGCTTCTGAAGAGAATTGAGAAGCATGAGCTGGAGAAGACTCAGATGAAGTGGTTATTAGATAATCTCAGAGGTGTACTATTTGAGGACTTATATAAGAGCTTGACTGAGAAGGAAACAGAGGAAGGTCTAATTACgaaggggaaagaggaggagattctgcccaagaaagagaaaaggaaacatctgattaagaagaagaaaatcagtaCAAGTGAAGAGGAACTGGAAGATAACTTGGCTAAGAAGCTAAAGAAAAAGGGTTTGACTCAAACAAGGAAAATGGAAAGGAGTTTGAAAGAGAGGCTGAGTAAGAAAAAAGAGGGCCCACGAGAGGAAGAGGAGAGCCTTAGTGAAGAGGAGTGGAGGTGCtggagtgaggaggaggaagaggtgagcctgagtgaggaggaggagagcctcagtgaggaggaggaggaggagagcctcagtgacgaggaggaggaggagagcctgagtgaagaggaggaggaagagaaaatggaggaaaaagagaaggaggaggaggatgaaagGCAGAAGGATGTGGAAAGCCTgagtaaagagaaggaaaaggagagcagACTTATGGAGGGAATGTTCTCAGAAGAGGAGAGAGTATTGAAAACAAAGCTCTCAAAGGAAAAAGTGAGATTATCCAAGCTGGTGATAGAAGGTGAGGATCTTGCTGAGAAAAGGGAGGGTACAGCTAAAGGAGAAAGGCATTTTAAGAAAGAAGGCTTGATTGATGTAAGGAGACTCCAGACTTATGGACAAGGCTATGTGGCCAACAGTTCTGAAGAGCCCCTCCAAAATACCATTCCAGATAACCctggagggaaaagagagaatgCCCCTGAAAGTGTCAGAGGATCACTGGGATTTGGAAGACAGACAGGGCAGTCAGCTTCTTGGAGTACAGCCCATGACAAGTTCATTGGGAAGACAAGAGAATGA